CGCGATGCGCGTCGCTGCCTGCCGAAACGACAGCGAATGGACATCTTCACCGCCAACCGTCACCGTGCCGGCGCGAGGAGTGAGAACCTTCGACATCGTCTTTAACAGCGTCGACTTGCCGCACCCGTTCGGGCCGATCAGGGTGGTCACCTCGCCAGGGCGAGCGACCAAGCTCACACCGTGCAGCACGTCGCTGCTGCTGCCGTAACCTGCGACGATATCGCGCGCGACGACTGATTGCCCTGCGTTCATTATTTCCTACCTCGCCTTGTCCTCATCGTGTGCTCCGAGACTGCCGCCACACCAGCAATACGAGGGCGACGCCGCCGATTGCTGATGACACTGCGCCTACGGGTGCAGCGGCGGGGATTAGCCCCGCCACCACCGCGCATACCGCCAGCAGCGCGGCACCCGCGGCGGCGGATACCACCGGTGCCGGGTTCGGCGTGCGCGCAACGATGCGCCCCAGGTGCGGGGCGAGCAGCGCGACGAAACCGATGGGCCCGACCACAGAAACCACCACCGCCGAGATCCCCGTCGCCGCTACTAGCAGAGCCGCGCGCCGCGCCTTAAGGTTGACACCCAGCGCGGTGGCAGAAATGTCGTCGTGGGCAAGCAACGGCAGATCGCGCCCACACCACAACCCGAGGGCAACGAACGGGAGCACACCAACGCTCAGCGCGATAACGCCATCTATGCGAACGAAACCAGTCGAGCCCGCCAGCCAGGTCTGCGCCTCCACGGCGCGCAACACCTCAGCTTTGAGCAGCAGGTAGCTCACCGCGGCGTGGAGCATGAGTGAGAGCGCGAACCCCGTGAGCACGATTCTGTCGCTGGTACCCACCCCGCCGAGCGCGACCAGAAGCACGACCACGCCCGCTGCACCACAGAGCGCGAGGACGGCGCGCCACCAGAAGTCGGGCAGCGCTTGCGAAAACTCCGGGCGGTACGTCACCGTTCCCAGCACCACGAGCAGCGCGGCCCCCGAGGTCACGCCCAGAATATCGGGCGATGCCAGCGGGTTGCGCGCCATCGTTTGGGTCCACTCCCCCGCCATTCCGAGCGCAGCCCCGACAAGGAGCGTGGCCACGGCGACCGGCAGGCGCAGATCCCACACCACGGCAATCTCCCGGCTTGTTCCGCCGCCACGCAGGACGTGGAGTACCTGGGTGGGGCTCAGCTCCACGGCGCCTTGGCCCAGAAGCGCGATGTAGGCCGCAGCCGCGATCGCGGCGAACAGCACAGTGGCGCCGATGAGTCGTGAGGTTTTTCGCATCTAGATCACCGTCTTGTTCGCGCCCTCGCCCCGATGCACCGCGGCGATGAGCAGCGGCGCGCCAATGAACGCGATCACGATGGACATTTCCAGCTCCCCCGGGCTAAGCACGAGCCTGCCGAGGACGTCGGCAAGCAGCACGATGGTGCCCCCGAAAAGCGCGGCGGGAACCAGCAAGACCGTAAGCTGCGGGCCGACAAGCCTGCGCATAATGTGCGGGGCGGCGAACCCGACGAAGGCGACCGGCCCGGCTGCCGCGGTAGCGCTGCCGGCCAAGAGCACGATCCCAGCCGCGGCGCCAACATGCGCTCGCCGCTCGGAACCGCCCAGGGCGAGGGAGGTGTCCCTGCCCATCGCTAGCAGGTCGAGCGGACGCGCAGCGAACAGGGCGCACACCCCGCCGACGGCGCACCCGGCCCAGGCGACGGCCGCTTCCGCGTAGCCGCGGCCGAAGGTGGAGCCCACCACCCAGTGGCGCATGGAGTCGAAGACTTCTGTGTCGAATAATCCGAGCAGGGTCGCAACGGAGCGCAGCGCCGCGTCGACCCCGACCCCGGCAAGGATCAAGGTAAGTGGCGACAACGAGCGGCGCGCAATGAGCATGACGACGCCGGTGGCCGCGGCGGCGCCCCCGAAGGCGAAGGTGAGCGAACCGGTGACAGTGGCGCTCACGCCCAGGACCGCTCCAATCGCCATGGCGCAGGAAGCACCCGCAGTGATGCCGATAAAGCCGGGATCGGCGAGCGGGTTGCGCGTCCACGCCTGGGCCAGCGCGCCTGCCAGCGCAAGCGAGGCGCCGACTGCGAACGCAATGAGCGTGCGCGGGACGCGCAGGTCCCACACGATTCCCCGGATCTCTGCCGTGCCGGCACCGCGCAGGACAAGAAGCACCTCGTTCGCCGGCACGGCGCGAGAGCCGACAAACAACGACGCCACGACCGCCGCAGCGACGGCGACGAGCAGCGCGGCGCACACAATGCCGGTATGACGTGTGCTTCGTCGTGCGACGCTCATCGTGGGCGGGGCTTTCCTCTTATCAATCCGGGCTAGGACAGCTGCTCGGCGAACTTATCGATGGCCCACGGAATGGTCACTGGGTTGGGCATGCTCATCGCGTTGCCGACGTCGGTGGCGAGGTAGCGCACTCGGCCGTCTTTGACGATGTCCAGGTTTTGGAACGTTGGGTCGTTCTCCAGCGCGGTGAGCGCGCCGTTGTAGTCCAGGACGAATAGGTAATCCACGCCGTTTAAAGCCGCGTAGTTTTCGGGGGCGTAGTCGACGAAGAAGCTGGAGCCGTCTCCCTGAAGCTCGGGCGGAATGCTAAAGCCCAGGTTCTCGATGAACTGCCCGCGCCCGTCGCCGGCGGTGTAGAGGCCAATCTTTCCCTCGTAGGGCATCACGATCGCGGCGCTCTCTCCAACGAGCTCCGGGTGGCTATCGCGGAAGTCGGCGAAAGCCTTTTCGGTTTTCGCGATCAACTCCTCACCTTCGGCTTTTTTATCGACGGCCGCGGCGATTGTTTCAACCTGCTTGTCCCAGGGGATCTGCCAGTTGTCGTAGCCCTCGGGCTTGAGTGTCGTCGGCGCGATCTGCTCGAGCGATTCCTGGGCTTGGACGTCGACGGCCTGGTTGACCGCAATGATCTGGGTGGGCTCGGTGGCGGTGACCTGTTCGAGGACATCGGCGGTAAAGCCGCTGGCCGTGTTGTAGATTGTCGCCGGTCGCGCGCTGCCGAGCAGCTCCTTCGACCACGGCCCGACGCCGCTTTCGCCCCCGTCGCCCTCGGCGCCCCAGGGGGCAATGGCGACGGGGGTGACATCGAGCGCGAGCAGCGTGTCGACGTCGCCTAGCCCGAGGCTCACTATCCTCGCCTCACCTGCGCCATCGGTTGTGGCAGGCTCGCCTTCTCCTCGTGTGCAGCCTGTGAGTGCGAGTGCTGCGGCGGCCACAAGCGCGACTGCAGTGGTGGGCTTGCGCGAGAAAATTCCCATTAGGTTTCCTAACTTCTTTGATTTACGACACATCAACGTGCCTAAAATGAGGGCGGAATGTATACTAAGCGCCAACGATGTACTAAAGCAAGCCTTACCTTACTAGAGACTGATTGGTGCCATGCATACCCACGCCCTCCACACCGTCACACTGCTCGACAATCAGCAGCTCAAGCCCCGCTTGCATAGGCTGACATTCACCGCCGATGCATTCGCCGACTTCGCCCTCACCGGCCCGGACGAGTACTTCGGCCTCGTCATACCCAAACCTGGCCGAGACTTCGAGCCGTTTGACATCGACGGCGTCAACATCCGCGCGGCGGTCGCGGCACTGCCCGAGGACACCCGCCCCGACCTGCGCTGGTACACCATCCGCAAGCTTGACAAGGACAAAAAGCTTATCGACGTCGACGTGGTCACCCACGGCGACTCCGGCCCCGGCTCGCGGTGGATCCGCCGCGCCCGGCCCGGCACAACCGCGGGGATGTTCACCTGCCCAGCGCTGTGGACCCCACCCACCGGTTCGCAACTGCTCGTCGCCGACGCCTCCGCCCTGCCCGCGCTGCGCCACATCCTCGCCTATCAGCGCGCCAACGCCCCGGCGGCGTTAGAGCTCACCGACGTTGTCGCCGTTATCACCGCCGACGAGGAGATCGAAGACGGGCTCGTCACCCAGTGGGGCGACGCACTTCGCAGTCTCACCGTCGTCGACGCACCCAAGCAGGCGGAAACGGCGGCGACGCTAGGCGCCCTGCGCACCCTCTACCCCGCACACGCGCCGCACTCCGTGTGGGTCTCTGGCGAGGGAGCACTAACCAAGGCTGTGCGCTCGCTCGCCGTCAACTCGTGGGGTGTGGCCCGAGAAGACGTCGTGTGGGTGCCGTTTTGGTTCCACGGCAAGGCCCGGCCCTAAGCCAAAAGG
Above is a window of Corynebacterium sanguinis DNA encoding:
- a CDS encoding FecCD family ABC transporter permease; amino-acid sequence: MRKTSRLIGATVLFAAIAAAAYIALLGQGAVELSPTQVLHVLRGGGTSREIAVVWDLRLPVAVATLLVGAALGMAGEWTQTMARNPLASPDILGVTSGAALLVVLGTVTYRPEFSQALPDFWWRAVLALCGAAGVVVLLVALGGVGTSDRIVLTGFALSLMLHAAVSYLLLKAEVLRAVEAQTWLAGSTGFVRIDGVIALSVGVLPFVALGLWCGRDLPLLAHDDISATALGVNLKARRAALLVAATGISAVVVSVVGPIGFVALLAPHLGRIVARTPNPAPVVSAAAGAALLAVCAVVAGLIPAAAPVGAVSSAIGGVALVLLVWRQSRSTR
- a CDS encoding FecCD family ABC transporter permease, producing the protein MSVARRSTRHTGIVCAALLVAVAAAVVASLFVGSRAVPANEVLLVLRGAGTAEIRGIVWDLRVPRTLIAFAVGASLALAGALAQAWTRNPLADPGFIGITAGASCAMAIGAVLGVSATVTGSLTFAFGGAAAATGVVMLIARRSLSPLTLILAGVGVDAALRSVATLLGLFDTEVFDSMRHWVVGSTFGRGYAEAAVAWAGCAVGGVCALFAARPLDLLAMGRDTSLALGGSERRAHVGAAAGIVLLAGSATAAAGPVAFVGFAAPHIMRRLVGPQLTVLLVPAALFGGTIVLLADVLGRLVLSPGELEMSIVIAFIGAPLLIAAVHRGEGANKTVI
- a CDS encoding ABC transporter substrate-binding protein, giving the protein MGIFSRKPTTAVALVAAAALALTGCTRGEGEPATTDGAGEARIVSLGLGDVDTLLALDVTPVAIAPWGAEGDGGESGVGPWSKELLGSARPATIYNTASGFTADVLEQVTATEPTQIIAVNQAVDVQAQESLEQIAPTTLKPEGYDNWQIPWDKQVETIAAAVDKKAEGEELIAKTEKAFADFRDSHPELVGESAAIVMPYEGKIGLYTAGDGRGQFIENLGFSIPPELQGDGSSFFVDYAPENYAALNGVDYLFVLDYNGALTALENDPTFQNLDIVKDGRVRYLATDVGNAMSMPNPVTIPWAIDKFAEQLS
- a CDS encoding siderophore-interacting protein, which translates into the protein MHTHALHTVTLLDNQQLKPRLHRLTFTADAFADFALTGPDEYFGLVIPKPGRDFEPFDIDGVNIRAAVAALPEDTRPDLRWYTIRKLDKDKKLIDVDVVTHGDSGPGSRWIRRARPGTTAGMFTCPALWTPPTGSQLLVADASALPALRHILAYQRANAPAALELTDVVAVITADEEIEDGLVTQWGDALRSLTVVDAPKQAETAATLGALRTLYPAHAPHSVWVSGEGALTKAVRSLAVNSWGVAREDVVWVPFWFHGKARP